From the genome of Prevotella herbatica, one region includes:
- a CDS encoding S8 family peptidase, translating into MQKKHFYLANKIAETRKFKVRSQGGESKIPQRNREEHADFIKGQYEKVINDALGLQDMLTGPEETVADGVYLDVDVVKGLIPKSLDTKNGVQILKVSEEETDIVTIYVKKEKRDWLPDKVDKYIHEETITGRPKYEDLIAPINDILPADIKSLYEPYNTFEGLPQKTPLLFELWINKRYDYSIDVISQTLDEQNIECNIENRLQFDDVDVFLIKTTKETLDTLPTYLGYIEGIRRYHQPSILTETHETNREWNALLRDEISFIDGSLRVGILDSGVNNAHELLSPILPDDKMDSAIGVLDNIDHGDHGTGMAGLALLGDLTELAYRSGMNLNISHSLASVKIIENGHETDSDFYGSVIEEGIDKAQDMGAVIDCMAVTDEDTFNNSPTSSSAALDESIYHGGACDRLVLVSAGNIETSDVDYNNYLDSCKASAILSPSQAWNALTVGAYTEKAITSNRDQHPLAAPGGISPLSRSTYSWVNANWRVKPEIVMEGGNVTYSPAYGVSTDPDLSVITTSQDLSQPLIDFNATSAATALATNLAAKIKEANPDLSVLSVRALLVHSAEWTSEMNKLGKAEDIMPLCGYGVPNEAVATFSSEKCATFVFENEIVPFIEGSSSNNIYNEMHYYDLPWPSELLEAMHDENVTMRITLSYYVKPAPGRGGRNNKYRYPSATLYFDIKKSTETEKEFLARCNKNDEEDNSSKSRNATKLWNVGIERRKNGTVQSDWITCTAQELAECGKIVVCPSCGWWKERKLKNVDNKIKYSLVVSIKSEQTEIYQAVETAIKNRIGITIANI; encoded by the coding sequence ATGCAGAAAAAACACTTTTATTTAGCTAATAAAATAGCTGAAACTAGAAAATTTAAAGTTCGATCCCAAGGTGGAGAATCAAAAATACCACAACGCAATCGTGAAGAACATGCCGATTTTATAAAAGGTCAATATGAAAAAGTTATAAATGACGCTTTAGGATTGCAAGATATGTTAACCGGTCCTGAAGAAACAGTTGCTGACGGTGTATATTTGGATGTTGACGTGGTAAAAGGACTTATTCCCAAATCACTAGACACAAAAAACGGCGTGCAAATCCTTAAAGTTTCAGAAGAAGAAACTGATATCGTAACAATATACGTAAAGAAGGAAAAAAGAGATTGGCTGCCTGATAAGGTTGATAAATATATTCATGAAGAAACAATAACAGGAAGACCAAAATATGAAGATCTTATAGCTCCGATAAACGATATATTACCAGCTGATATCAAATCATTATACGAACCATATAATACTTTTGAAGGATTACCACAGAAAACTCCCCTTTTATTTGAATTATGGATAAATAAAAGATATGATTATTCTATTGATGTCATATCACAAACGCTAGATGAACAAAACATTGAATGCAATATTGAAAATAGACTTCAATTTGATGATGTAGATGTATTTCTAATTAAGACCACCAAAGAAACTCTAGATACGCTTCCAACCTATTTAGGATATATTGAAGGTATAAGAAGATATCACCAACCATCCATTTTAACTGAAACACATGAAACAAATCGAGAATGGAATGCATTGCTTCGCGATGAAATATCATTTATAGACGGTTCTTTACGTGTTGGCATATTAGATTCAGGTGTTAACAATGCTCATGAGTTGTTATCACCAATTTTACCAGATGATAAAATGGATTCTGCAATTGGAGTGCTTGATAATATTGATCATGGCGATCATGGTACAGGTATGGCTGGTTTAGCTTTATTGGGAGACTTGACGGAATTAGCTTATCGAAGTGGAATGAATTTGAACATTAGTCATTCATTGGCATCTGTAAAGATTATAGAAAATGGACATGAAACAGATTCTGATTTTTATGGTTCAGTAATAGAAGAAGGCATTGATAAAGCACAAGATATGGGAGCTGTAATAGATTGTATGGCAGTTACTGATGAAGATACGTTTAATAACAGCCCTACATCTAGTTCGGCAGCCTTAGATGAAAGCATTTATCATGGGGGAGCTTGCGATCGCCTTGTTTTAGTATCTGCAGGCAATATTGAAACAAGTGATGTTGATTATAATAATTATTTAGATTCATGTAAAGCGAGTGCTATATTAAGTCCTTCGCAAGCGTGGAATGCTTTGACTGTTGGAGCTTACACAGAAAAAGCGATTACATCTAATCGCGACCAACATCCTTTAGCTGCGCCTGGGGGAATCTCACCTTTATCAAGAAGTACATATTCTTGGGTTAATGCTAATTGGCGTGTTAAACCAGAAATTGTCATGGAGGGAGGAAATGTTACTTACAGTCCAGCTTACGGTGTTTCGACTGATCCTGATCTAAGTGTCATCACAACAAGTCAGGATTTAAGTCAGCCACTTATAGATTTTAATGCAACTAGTGCAGCAACAGCATTAGCAACTAATTTAGCAGCAAAAATCAAAGAAGCAAATCCTGATTTAAGTGTATTATCAGTTAGAGCTTTGTTAGTACATTCAGCAGAGTGGACGTCTGAGATGAATAAACTTGGCAAAGCAGAGGATATTATGCCTTTATGTGGGTATGGTGTCCCAAATGAAGCTGTTGCTACTTTTAGCAGTGAAAAATGTGCAACCTTTGTATTTGAAAATGAAATTGTGCCGTTTATCGAAGGTAGTTCTTCAAATAACATCTACAATGAAATGCATTACTATGATTTACCATGGCCTAGTGAACTATTAGAGGCTATGCATGATGAAAATGTTACGATGAGGATTACACTTTCTTATTATGTGAAGCCTGCTCCCGGAAGAGGAGGTAGAAATAACAAGTATCGTTATCCATCAGCAACATTGTATTTTGACATTAAGAAATCTACTGAAACAGAAAAAGAGTTTCTTGCTCGTTGCAATAAGAACGATGAAGAGGATAATTCATCAAAATCCAGAAATGCCACTAAACTTTGGAATGTAGGTATCGAAAGAAGGAAAAACGGAACTGTTCAGTCTGATTGGATTACTTGCACAGCTCAGGAATTGGCTGAATGTGGAAAAATAGTTGTATGTCCTAGTTGTGGCTGGTGGAAAGAACGCAAGTTGAAAAATGTAGATAATAAAATCAAGTATTCGCTTGTGGTTTCGATTAAGTCTGAACAAACAGAAATATACCAAGCTGTTGAGACCGCTATCAAGAATAGAATTGGAATAACAATTGCCAATATATAA
- a CDS encoding AAA family ATPase, with amino-acid sequence MATSEQILSLIRNHLNNDDSQFRKVALQISAVETKNGHVVLGRTIQDLLSKKNTSFSPMHIATRHKDVEDLLIQCDSFDDLKSLIASDEIVEKIKRVLKEYEKRDELKKYGLANRRKLMLYGDPGTGKTMTARVLSKELNLPFFVVRTEKVVTKFMGETGLKLSNIFDFISEVPAVYLFDEFDAIGAQRGMDNDVGEQRRILNTFLQLLERDSSESFIIAATNSVSSIDKALFRRFDDVIEYTLPDCQQRLKLLKESLYTAKDLDFSMIEPLFEGMSHAEIKMVCADIFKDSLLNDITITEELVKSVISMHNARCRNIG; translated from the coding sequence ATGGCAACTTCGGAACAAATACTATCTCTGATTAGGAATCATCTCAATAACGATGATTCACAGTTCAGAAAGGTGGCACTGCAGATTTCTGCGGTGGAGACCAAAAATGGTCATGTCGTATTGGGCCGCACAATTCAAGACTTACTTAGCAAGAAGAATACTTCTTTTAGTCCAATGCATATTGCAACAAGACATAAAGACGTAGAAGATTTATTGATACAATGCGATAGCTTTGATGATTTAAAAAGCCTTATTGCGTCTGATGAAATTGTTGAGAAGATAAAACGAGTTCTTAAAGAATACGAGAAACGTGATGAATTGAAGAAGTATGGGCTTGCAAATAGGCGGAAGCTAATGCTCTATGGTGATCCTGGAACTGGTAAAACCATGACAGCTCGTGTTTTGTCTAAAGAGCTAAACCTTCCATTTTTCGTTGTAAGAACAGAAAAGGTCGTAACTAAGTTTATGGGTGAAACTGGCCTTAAACTAAGTAATATATTCGATTTTATCTCAGAAGTTCCTGCTGTTTATCTTTTTGATGAATTTGATGCAATTGGTGCACAGAGAGGAATGGATAATGACGTTGGTGAACAAAGACGTATATTGAATACTTTCCTTCAATTATTGGAAAGAGACAGTTCAGAAAGCTTTATCATAGCTGCAACAAATAGTGTCAGTTCTATTGATAAGGCACTGTTCCGCAGATTTGATGATGTGATTGAATACACATTGCCAGATTGTCAGCAGCGCCTTAAACTTTTAAAGGAATCTCTTTATACAGCTAAAGATTTAGATTTTTCAATGATAGAACCTTTATTTGAAGGTATGAGCCATGCAGAAATAAAAATGGTCTGTGCTGACATCTTTAAAGATTCGCTTTTAAATGATATTACAATTACAGAAGAACTAGTAAAAAGCGTAATCAGCATGCATAATGCTCGGTGTCGCAATATTGGATAA
- a CDS encoding DUF6486 family protein: MDKNKVNISWIIKIVIAIASSLLGLLGTQQNETQN, translated from the coding sequence ATGGATAAGAATAAAGTAAATATTTCGTGGATCATAAAGATAGTAATCGCTATCGCTTCAAGTCTTCTGGGGTTGCTTGGAACGCAACAGAACGAAACACAGAACTAG
- a CDS encoding HU family DNA-binding protein: MNKNKKNLKTYNKFYARAVYLGTTELADMADKIQANCSVKKSDVLAVLTELAEVMTAELQDSKVVKIAGLGAFKLTLKCVGAESIKEFSAAKNIKKVNIRFCPEAHVDAGSKTRTKALVTGTQVKEYAEYNKIKTASAAGDPNGGVVQP, from the coding sequence ATGAACAAGAACAAAAAGAATCTGAAAACCTATAACAAGTTTTACGCTCGTGCCGTCTATCTCGGAACAACTGAACTCGCTGACATGGCAGACAAGATTCAGGCAAACTGCTCAGTTAAAAAGAGTGATGTACTAGCGGTACTCACAGAACTCGCAGAGGTGATGACTGCCGAACTTCAGGACTCAAAGGTCGTAAAGATCGCAGGACTAGGTGCGTTCAAGCTCACACTGAAATGTGTAGGCGCAGAAAGTATCAAGGAATTCTCTGCAGCCAAGAACATCAAGAAAGTCAACATCCGCTTCTGTCCAGAAGCACATGTCGACGCAGGTTCAAAGACACGCACCAAGGCATTGGTAACCGGTACGCAGGTCAAGGAGTACGCCGAGTACAACAAGATCAAAACTGCATCAGCTGCAGGTGATCCAAACGGCGGAGTCGTTCAACCATAA
- the rhuM gene encoding virulence protein RhuM/Fic/DOC family protein produces MELNDKIIIYTASDGQTAIDVKLENETVWLNVNQMTELFQKEASNIRRHIINVFKEGELEKESNVHFLHVPFSDKPVPYYSLDVIISVGYRVKSKRGTQFRIWANRILKDYLVKGYAINNSIASRKYEELCHLVQILGRTVNSQSELTTDESQQLISVVSDYTYALDTLDRYDYQQLAVEQTTQEELFHATYDNAMAAIQQLEVKFGGSRWFGNEKDDSFKSSVGQIYQTFGGVDLYPSVEEKAAMLLYLVTKNHSFSDGNKRIAATLFLWFMQNNGILYDTNRRKRISDGTLVALTLMIAESRTEEKDIMVKVVVNLINKNCTN; encoded by the coding sequence ATGGAATTGAATGATAAAATTATAATCTATACCGCAAGCGATGGGCAGACGGCTATTGATGTTAAGCTTGAAAACGAGACAGTGTGGTTAAATGTTAATCAAATGACTGAACTGTTCCAAAAGGAGGCTTCTAATATTAGACGTCACATTATTAATGTTTTTAAGGAAGGGGAATTAGAGAAAGAAAGCAACGTGCATTTTTTACACGTTCCTTTTTCTGACAAGCCAGTTCCTTACTATTCCCTTGATGTAATCATATCTGTGGGATATCGGGTAAAGAGCAAACGAGGTACTCAATTCCGTATTTGGGCAAACCGGATATTGAAGGACTATCTTGTAAAAGGATATGCCATCAATAATAGTATTGCTTCAAGAAAATATGAAGAGCTTTGTCATTTAGTGCAGATTTTAGGACGTACAGTAAACTCACAATCAGAACTTACTACCGACGAAAGTCAACAACTAATCAGTGTGGTTTCCGATTACACCTATGCTCTAGATACGCTCGACCGCTACGACTACCAACAGCTTGCAGTGGAACAAACAACACAAGAAGAGCTTTTCCATGCTACTTACGATAATGCGATGGCAGCTATTCAACAGCTAGAAGTGAAGTTCGGTGGAAGTCGATGGTTTGGAAATGAGAAGGATGATTCCTTTAAGAGTTCTGTTGGACAGATTTATCAAACTTTTGGAGGTGTTGATTTATATCCATCAGTAGAAGAAAAGGCGGCAATGTTGCTATATTTAGTTACAAAAAATCATTCTTTCAGTGATGGAAATAAACGTATTGCGGCTACATTGTTCTTATGGTTTATGCAGAATAATGGTATTCTATATGATACAAATCGCAGAAAACGTATTAGTGACGGAACTCTCGTTGCACTTACATTGATGATTGCCGAGAGCCGCACAGAAGAGAAGGATATCATGGTTAAAGTGGTTGTAAATCTTATTAATAAGAACTGCACAAACTAG
- a CDS encoding XRE family transcriptional regulator: MKLYTHEEMLNKTIGEHGTAERANYDARMDDEITKHTNYNQSQN, from the coding sequence ATGAAACTTTACACACATGAAGAAATGCTCAACAAGACAATTGGAGAGCATGGCACTGCTGAACGTGCAAATTATGATGCACGTATGGATGATGAAATAACAAAACATACTAACTATAATCAATCACAAAACTAA
- a CDS encoding HTH domain-containing protein, which translates to MKKNGTLNGTINGTLKLREFDRSIIHILIEDPIITREELAEKMNVSIRTIQRELDDLKKRKIIMRVGSRKTGKWMVNQNEEKA; encoded by the coding sequence TTGAAGAAGAATGGCACTTTAAATGGCACTATAAATGGCACTTTAAAATTAAGAGAATTTGATCGTTCAATTATTCATATATTGATAGAGGATCCTATTATCACAAGAGAGGAACTTGCAGAAAAAATGAATGTATCAATTAGAACTATTCAAAGAGAGCTAGATGATTTGAAAAAGAGAAAAATCATTATGCGTGTGGGTTCAAGAAAAACTGGTAAATGGATGGTTAACCAGAATGAAGAGAAAGCATGA